DNA from Thioalbus denitrificans:
AGGCCGGCGCCGCCGATGTCGAGGGGGTGCGCGCGGCCTATGCCGGGGCGGGTGTCGCGGCGCGGGTGGAGTCCTTCATCGCCGACATGGCGGGGGCCTATGGCTGGGCGGACCTGGTGGTGTGCCGCTCCGGCGCGCTGACGGTCAGCGAGCTGGCCGCCGCCGGGGTGGGTTCGGTGCTGGTGCCGTTCCCCCACGCGGTGGACGACCACCAGACCCACAACGCCGCCTGGCTGGTGGAGGCCGGCGCGGCGGAATTGCTGCCCCAGTCGGTGCTGACGCCCGCGCGGCTGGCGGAGACCCTGCAGCGACTGGGCGATCGCCCGCGGCTGCTGGCCATGGCCACGGCCGCGCGCAGCCGGGCGACTCCGGCGGCCGCCGCGGCGGTGGCCGACGACATCGTGGAGATTGGGCATGGCTGAAACGGACCGCAACCCGCTTCCCGCACCGGGCATGGGCCGTACCCGCCGCATCCACTTCGTGGGCATCGGCGGTGCGGGCATGGGCGGCATCGCCGAGGTGCTCGCCAACCTCGGCTACGAGGTGAGCGGCTCCGATCTGCAGGAGGGCGCCATGACCCGGCGCCTGCGCGGGCTCGGGGTGCGGGTGGACCTTGGGCATGCCGCCGGTCACGTGGCGGGGGCGGACGTGGTGGTCACCTCGAGCGCCGTGCACGGCGACAACCCGGAAGTGCTGGCGGCGCGCGAGGCGCGCATTCCCGTGGTGCCGCGGGCCGAGATGCTGGCGGAGCTGATGCGCTTCCGCTACGGCATCGCGGTGGCCGGCACCCACGGCAAGACCACCACCACCAGCCTCATCGCCAGCGTCCTGGCCGAGGGCGGGCTCGATCCCACCTTCGTCATCGGCGGCCGACTGAACAGCGCCGGCACCAACGCCCGCCTCGGCACCGGGCGCTACCTGGTGGCGGAGGCGGACGAGTCGGATGCCTCGTTCCTCTACCTGCAGCCGATGCTGGCGGTGGTCACCAACATCGATGCCGATCACATGAGCACCTACGGCGGCGACTTCGGCCGGCTGCGCGGCACCTTCGTGGAGTTCCTCCACCACCTGCCCTTCTACGGGCTGGCGGTGATGTGCCTGGACGACCCGGTGGTGCGGGAGGTGCTGACGGAGGTGACCCGGCCGGTGATGACCTACGGCTTCGAGGCCGGGGCCGACGTGCGGGTTCGCGACCTCAGCCAGAAGGTGGCCCGCACCGAGTTCACGGTGGAGCGGGCCGGGCGCGAGCCGCTGCGGCTGCGGCTCAACCTGCCGGGTCGCCACAACGTGCTGAACGCCACCGCCGCGGTGGCCATCGCCACCGAGCTGGGGGTGGAGGACGGGGCCATCGCCCGGGCGCTGGACGGCTTCCAGGGCATCGGCCGGCGATTCCAGATGTACGGCGAGCTGCAGACCGCCGCCGGTCGGGTGGAGCTGGTGGACGACTACGGCCACCACCCGCGGGAGGTGGCGGCCACCATCCGCGCGGTGCGCGACAGCTGGCCGGAACGGCGCCTGGTCATGGTGTTCCAGCCCCACCGCTACAGCCGTACCCGTGATCTGTTCGAGGATTTCGCCGAGGTGCTCTCGGAGGTGGACGTGCTGCTCATGCTGGAGGTTTACCCCGCCGGTGAGGAACCGGTACCGGGCGCGGACGCCCGCAGCCTGTGCCGGGCCATCCGCAGCCGCGGGCGGGTGGAGCCGATCCTGGTGACCGACAACGGCGAGCTGCCCCGAACCCTGCTCGGGGTGCTGGAGGCGGGGGACGTGATGGTGACCCAGGGCGCCGGCGACATCGGGCGCCTGGCGGCCCTGCTGGCGGGCGGGGCACTCAAGGGGGAGGGCTCGTGACCATGTACAGGCTCCGGGGGGCTATGGGTGTGGGCATGATCATGCAGGGCGACACGCCGGGCGGGAACGGCGGCTGGCAGCCGCGGGGCGAGCTGCGCGAGGACGAGCCCATGGCGGTCCATTGCAGCTGGCGGGCCGGGGGCCCCGCGGCGCGCTACTACATCCCCGCCGATCTCGAGGATCTGCAGGAGTTCCTGGCCAACCTGCCGGAGGACGAGCCGCTGCTGTGGCTGGGGCTGGGCAGCAACCTGCTGGTGCGCGACGGCGGCTTCCAGGGCACCGTGATCGCCCTGCTGGGAGTCCTGGACAGCCTCGAGGCGCTGCCCGGCAACCGCATCCGCGTCGGCGCCGGCGTGCCCTGCGCCAAGGTGGCCCGCTTCTGCAGCCGCGAGGGGCTGACCGGCCTGGAGTTCCTGGCCGGCATCCCGGGCACGATGGGCGGTGCCCTGGCCATGAACGCCGGGGCCTTCGGTGGCGAGACCTGGTCCCGCGTGACCACGGTGGAAACCGTGAACCGCGGCGGGCGCCTGCACCGGCGCATCCCGGCCGATTTCACGGTGGGATACCGGCGCGTGCAGGGGCCGGCGGGGGAGTGGTTCACCGCCGCCGAGTTCGCCCTGCAGCCGGTGACGGCCGACGGCGAGGCGCAGGCGCGGGTCAAGGCGCTGCTGGAGCGGCGCGAACAGACCCAGCCCATCGGCCTGCCCAGCTGCGGATCGGTATTCCGCAACCCGCCCGGGGATCACGCGGCGCGGCTCATCGAGGCCTGCGGCCTGAAGGGCGAGTGCGAGGGCGGGGCGTGCGTCTCGGAGAAGCACGCCAACTTCATCATCAACACCGGCGGCGCCACGGCGGGCGACATCGAGGTGCTGATCCGGCGGGTGGCCGCGACCGTGGAGCGGAAACAGGGCGTGCGGCTGGTGACAGAGGTCCACATCGTGGGCGAGCCGGGACCGCGGGGAGGAGGGAACCATGGCGATTGAGACGCGGCCGGTCTCCGACTACGGCCGGGTGGCGGTGCTGATGGGCGGCTGGTCCGCGGAGCGGGAGGTGTCGCTCAAGAGCGGCGCGGCGGTGCTGGCGGCGCTGCAGCGCGCCGGGGTGGACGCCCACGGCATCGATGCGGGGCGGGACATCCTCGCGGTGCTGGAGCAGGGGCGGTTCGACCGGGTGTTCATCGTCCTGCACGGCCGCGGCGGGGAGGACGGCGTCATCCAGGGGGCGCTGGAGCTGCTGGAGCTGCCCTATACCGGCAGCGGGGTGCTCGGCTCGGCGCTGGGCATGGACAAGCTGCGCTGCAAGCGGCTGTGGCAGGGCGCGGGGCTGCCCACGCCCGACTACGCGGAGCTGCGCTCGGAGGCGGAGTGCGCCGAGGCCGCGCAGCGGCTGGGGCTGCCGCTGGCGGTCAAGCCGGCCACCGAGGGCTCCAGCATCGGCATCACCAAGGTGACCAGCCTCGACCAGCTCACGGCGGCCTGGCGGGCGGCGGCGGAGTTCGACCCGGTGGTCCTCGCGGAGCACTGGGTGGAGGGCGGCGAGTACACCGTGGCCGTGCTGGGGGAGACGGCCCTGCCGGCAATCCGGCTGGAGACGCCGCGCAGCTTCTACGACTACGAGGCGAAGTATTTCGCCGACGACACCCGCTACCACTGCCCCTGCGGCCTGGAGCCGGCGCGGGAGCGGGAGCTCGCCGGGCTGGCGCTGGAGGCCTACCGGGCGGTGGGGGCGAGCGGCTGGGGCCGGGTGGACGTGATGATGGACGCCGCCGGCGGGTTGTGGTTGCTGGAGGTCAACACGGTGCCGGGCATGACCGATCACAGCCTGGTGCCCATGGCGGCCCGGGCCGCGGGTCTGGGCTTCGAGGCGCTGGTGCTGCGCATCCTCGACACCAGCTTCCCGCGGGAGGTTGCTCATGGCACGGCGTGACCAGCGCCGGCAGGCGGTGGCGAAGGCACCGCCGCCCCCGCCGCGGGAGCGGCTCTGGGGCTTGCTGATGCTGGCCGGCGTCCTGCTGGGCGCGATCCTGCTGGGCGGCGTCGGCTGGGGCGTGGCGCAGCTGCGCGACCCCGCCACCCTGCCCATCCGGACGGTGGTCATCGAGGGTGATCTGCGCCACCTGGACCGGACCGAGCTGGAGCATACCGCCACCCCGGTGGTGCGCGGCGGGTTCTTCACGGTGGATGTGGCGGCCGTGCGCGGGGCGCTGGTGGCCCTGCCCTGGGTTGAGGCGGCCACGGTCCGCCGGGTCTGGCCCGACACCCTGCTGGTGACGGTGCGCGAGCAGGTGCCGGTGGCGCGCTGGGGGGACAAGGCCCTGGTGAATGCCCGGGGCCGGGTGTTCAGCCCGGACCCGGCCAGTTTCCCCGAGGGGCTGACGCAGCTGCGCGGACCGGAGGGGATGGCGGCGCAGGTGCTGGCCGAGCACAAGCGGATGAATGCGGCGCTGGCCGCCCTGGGGCGTGAGGTCCGCATGCTGGAGCTGGACGGCCGCCGGGCCTGGTCGCTGGAGCTCGACGACGGCATCCGCGTGGTGCTGGGGCGCAGCGAAGTGAACGAGCGCCTGGGACGCTTCGTCCGCCTCTGGACCGAGGCGCTGGCCGAGCAGGCCGAACGGATTGAAAACGTGGACGCCCGGTATACGAACGGCCTGGCGGTGCGCTGGAAGCAGCCAACGGGCGGAGAGGGCGAATCATGAACGGTGGAGGGAGGTCGATGCGGTCTGTGCGCGTCCTCTGCGCAACGGGGAGAGAGTGCGGGGCATGGTGAAAAAACCGGAGAAGAGCCTGATCGTGGGGCTGGATATCGGCACCTCCAAGGTGGTGGCCATCGTGGGCGAGGTCACCGCCGAGGACAAGCTCGACATCGTGGGCATCGGCTCCCACCCCTCGCGCGGACTGAAGAAGGGCGTGGTGGTGAACATCGAGTCCACCGTCCAGTCCATCCAGCGCGCGGTGGAGGAGGCTGAGCTGATGGCCGGCTGCCAGATTCACTCGGTGTTCGCCGGGATCGCGGGCAGCCACATCCGCAGCCTCAACTCCCACGGCATCGTGGCCATCCGCGATCACGAGGTGACCCAGGCGGACGTGGACCGGGTCATCGACGCGGCCCGCGCGGTGGCCATCCCGGCCGACCAGAAGATCCTCCACGTGCTGCCGCAGGAATTCATCATCGACAACCAGGAGGGCATCCGCGAGCCCATCGGCATGTCCGGGGTGCGCCTGGAGGCGAAGGTCCACCTGGTGACCGGCGCGGTGAGCGCGGCCCAGAACATCATCAAGTGCGTGCGCCGCTGCGGGCTGGAGGTGGACGACGTCATCCTCGAGCAGCTCGCCTCCAGCCACTCGGTGCTCACCGACGACGAGAAGGAGCTGGGGGTGTGCATCGTGGACATCGGCGGCGGGACCACCGACATCGCCGTGTTCACCGAGGGGGCCATCCGCCACACCGCGGTGATCCCCATCGCCGGCGACCAGGTGACCAACGACATCGCCGTGGCCCTGCGCACGCCGACCCAGTTCGCCGAGGAGATCAAGATCAAGTACGCCTGCGCGCTGACCCAGCTCGCCAACATCGAGGACCAC
Protein-coding regions in this window:
- the murC gene encoding UDP-N-acetylmuramate--L-alanine ligase; translated protein: MAETDRNPLPAPGMGRTRRIHFVGIGGAGMGGIAEVLANLGYEVSGSDLQEGAMTRRLRGLGVRVDLGHAAGHVAGADVVVTSSAVHGDNPEVLAAREARIPVVPRAEMLAELMRFRYGIAVAGTHGKTTTTSLIASVLAEGGLDPTFVIGGRLNSAGTNARLGTGRYLVAEADESDASFLYLQPMLAVVTNIDADHMSTYGGDFGRLRGTFVEFLHHLPFYGLAVMCLDDPVVREVLTEVTRPVMTYGFEAGADVRVRDLSQKVARTEFTVERAGREPLRLRLNLPGRHNVLNATAAVAIATELGVEDGAIARALDGFQGIGRRFQMYGELQTAAGRVELVDDYGHHPREVAATIRAVRDSWPERRLVMVFQPHRYSRTRDLFEDFAEVLSEVDVLLMLEVYPAGEEPVPGADARSLCRAIRSRGRVEPILVTDNGELPRTLLGVLEAGDVMVTQGAGDIGRLAALLAGGALKGEGS
- the ftsA gene encoding cell division protein FtsA yields the protein MVKKPEKSLIVGLDIGTSKVVAIVGEVTAEDKLDIVGIGSHPSRGLKKGVVVNIESTVQSIQRAVEEAELMAGCQIHSVFAGIAGSHIRSLNSHGIVAIRDHEVTQADVDRVIDAARAVAIPADQKILHVLPQEFIIDNQEGIREPIGMSGVRLEAKVHLVTGAVSAAQNIIKCVRRCGLEVDDVILEQLASSHSVLTDDEKELGVCIVDIGGGTTDIAVFTEGAIRHTAVIPIAGDQVTNDIAVALRTPTQFAEEIKIKYACALTQLANIEDHIEVPGVGDRPPRRLSRQTLAEVVEPRYEELFQLVQDELRRSGFEDIVAAGIVLTGGSAKMEGVIELAEEVFHMPVRLGLPQHVTGLVDVVRNPIYATGVGLLIHGHRQQMQRLPEMKMGGGMRGIWERMKGWFQGNF
- a CDS encoding cell division protein FtsQ/DivIB, translated to MARRDQRRQAVAKAPPPPPRERLWGLLMLAGVLLGAILLGGVGWGVAQLRDPATLPIRTVVIEGDLRHLDRTELEHTATPVVRGGFFTVDVAAVRGALVALPWVEAATVRRVWPDTLLVTVREQVPVARWGDKALVNARGRVFSPDPASFPEGLTQLRGPEGMAAQVLAEHKRMNAALAALGREVRMLELDGRRAWSLELDDGIRVVLGRSEVNERLGRFVRLWTEALAEQAERIENVDARYTNGLAVRWKQPTGGEGES
- a CDS encoding D-alanine--D-alanine ligase, with translation MAIETRPVSDYGRVAVLMGGWSAEREVSLKSGAAVLAALQRAGVDAHGIDAGRDILAVLEQGRFDRVFIVLHGRGGEDGVIQGALELLELPYTGSGVLGSALGMDKLRCKRLWQGAGLPTPDYAELRSEAECAEAAQRLGLPLAVKPATEGSSIGITKVTSLDQLTAAWRAAAEFDPVVLAEHWVEGGEYTVAVLGETALPAIRLETPRSFYDYEAKYFADDTRYHCPCGLEPARERELAGLALEAYRAVGASGWGRVDVMMDAAGGLWLLEVNTVPGMTDHSLVPMAARAAGLGFEALVLRILDTSFPREVAHGTA
- the murB gene encoding UDP-N-acetylmuramate dehydrogenase — encoded protein: MQGDTPGGNGGWQPRGELREDEPMAVHCSWRAGGPAARYYIPADLEDLQEFLANLPEDEPLLWLGLGSNLLVRDGGFQGTVIALLGVLDSLEALPGNRIRVGAGVPCAKVARFCSREGLTGLEFLAGIPGTMGGALAMNAGAFGGETWSRVTTVETVNRGGRLHRRIPADFTVGYRRVQGPAGEWFTAAEFALQPVTADGEAQARVKALLERREQTQPIGLPSCGSVFRNPPGDHAARLIEACGLKGECEGGACVSEKHANFIINTGGATAGDIEVLIRRVAATVERKQGVRLVTEVHIVGEPGPRGGGNHGD